The Fundidesulfovibrio soli genomic sequence CGCGCACCCGATATATTTGAAGAATATCGGGTGCGCGCCCCGGGCGGGGGCCTCCTCCCCAGACGACGCGTCTCATCGCGGCAGTATGAACAGAGGGAACGCTGAGAAGGTGTACGTTCGGCTTGGGATGCGAAGCGGAAAGGGAGTCGAGAGGGAGGAACTCCCTCTCGCGGGAGAGTTCAGAGAGGGCGGCGCCCTCTCTGGCCGCCGGAGGCCTCTTCGCCTACTTGGGCAGCGCGTCGCCCAGGCGGACGATGCGGCCTTCCAGGCGCGGGGAGAGGGGCGAGTGCCCGGCGAAGTGGTCCGCGAGGGCGTCGCTGATGGCCGCGCCGAAGGCGTAGACCCGTTTGGCCTTCTCCTTGAGCATGGCGTAGCCGTCGCCGCCCTTGAACAGGTAGCCGCTGGTGGCCAGGGAGTATGTCTTGTCGGGCAGCACCGGGCCGTATCCGCCGTCCGTGCCGAGGATGTCGGCCGTGACGATGCGCTGGCCCTGCGGGCGGCGCGGGTCGAAGGAGTAGCGCAGCCCCGAGACTTGCAGGAAGCGCCCGGTGCCGGAGCCGTCGGGCTTGTCGGCCAGGCTGACGCCGTGCTCCAGAACGGCCAGAAGGTCGCGCCCGGAGAGCTGGAAAGTGGCCACGTTGTCGGTGAAGGGGTAGTAGGTGAGCAGGTCGCCCACGGTCACGTCGCCGGCCTTGAGCCCGGCGCGGATGGCCCCGGCGTTGATGAAAGCTGCCTGCACGCCCTGGTTGCGGGCGGACATGCGGATGGCGTCCGCCAGGATGTCGCCCAGGCCGCACTCGCCGAAGCGGCAGTCCGGCAGCAGGTTCTCGTTCACCCGGCCCGCCACCTGGCCCATGTAGGGCTTGAGCTCCTCCTGCATGGCGCGGACCCTGGCCAGCATGGCCCCGTCCTGCGGTTTGGAGGCGTCCAGCAGCAGGGGCGCGCCGCTCCAGGAGACGGGCGCGCCCTTGGCGTCGAAGTCCACGGTGAGCTCGCCCAGGTATTTGCCCCAGGCCTCTGCCTGCACGATGAGCACGGGCTTGCCCGAAGGCGACTGGACCACCAGGGGGTAGGGCGCGGCGGCCTTGGGGTCCGTGTTGGAGAGCAGGCTGTGGCTGTGCCCGCCCACGATCACGTCCACCCCGTCCACCTCGGCGGCCAGCTGCCTGTCGCGCTCCAGGCCCACGTGGGTCAGGGCGATGACGATGTCGACCTTTTGAGAGGCCAGCTCCTGCACGGCCCGGCGCAGGGACTGAACTCCGTCGTGGAAAGCCAGCTCCGGGCCGGGGTTGGAGAGCCGGGAGGTGTCCTCGTTGGCCAGGCCCACCACGCCGATCTTGCGACCGCCGAGGGTCAGCACCGTCCAGGGCTTGAGGCGGGCCTTGAGCGCCGGGTCGCCCGAGGCGTCCAGGTTGGCGGCCAGCACGGGCAGGTTCAGACCGTTCAGGAAGGTCTGCTCCAGGTTGGCGGGGCCGTCGTCGAACTCGTGGTTGCCCAGGGTCATAGCCTGGTAGCGCAGGGCGTTCATGGCCCCCTGGCTTGGCTTGCCCTTGAGCGCCGTGTAGAAGAGCGTGCCCTGGAACTGGTCGCCCGCGTCGAGCAGCAGGGTGTTGCCGCCCTTCTTGCGCTCGGCCTCCACGGCGGCCGCGATGCGGGGATACCCGCCGAAGCACGCGCCCTGGGCGGATTCCTCCTGGGTGCAGGTCTGCCCCAGGTGGTTGAACTCCGCCATGCGGGCGTGGATGTCGTTGGTGTGCAGGATGGTCAGGCGATAGGGCTTGGCCGTTTCGGCGGCCAGGAGCTGGCAGCCCAGAATCAGGACGGCCGCCAGGGCCGCCAGCACTCCGTACAGTCGCCTCATCGCCCCCGCCCCGCGTTATTCCTGGTTTTCCCGTTTCTTGTAGGTGCCGCCGGCGGCCTCGATCTCCTTGAGGGCGAAGGCGCACATGTCGTCCAGTCGCTCGGCCAGCAGGGGGGAGATCTCCACGCTCATGGTGTCGTAGTCCACGGGCTGGATGCCCAGCACCACGCAGTCGGGCTTGTTGCCCACCAGGCCGCAGTAGATCAGGGTGTCCACCAGGTCGGTCTGGTGCATGGAGTCCTTGAAGGCCAGGGACTTGCGCAGGTCGTCGCCGGTGCAGCGGTAGATGGTCCCGGGGTCGCCGCCGCCGAGCACCGCGTCCAGGATGATGGCCATGTCGCAGTTGAGCAGCGGGTCCATCAGGCGCATGCCCAGGGTGCCGCCGTCGAGCAGGGTGACGTTGTCGGAGAACTCGTATTCGCGCTCCAGTTTCTCCATGCAGCGCACACCGACGCCCTCGTCGGTGTAGAGGATGTTACCCACGCCCATCACCAGAATTCTGCGGGCATTGTCTTCCATTGATAGTCCTCCGGGTTGAAGTGCCCCATCATGCCCTGCATAGGGCCTGCGGGCAAGGGCCGCGACGCGTTGACTCGGCGGGGCGGCCCTGTTATGTGTTGTGGCATATTGAACTGTCTTTAGATATCTCTTCGTCGACGCCAAGGGGGCCGCCATGCGGGATGATTCGGCACCGTTGCCTTACTGGACGGAGCGCGGCCGCCGCGTGCTGTTCGTCACCTACAAGGGCGATTGCCGCTACGTCCGCCTGGACGGCCGGGAGCTGCTCTTCACCACGCACACCCTGGCCGACGTGTTCGCCTGCGTCCGCCCGGGCGACATCCTGCAACTGCTGCCGGGCAAGTACTGGCCGCCAATCCTCTACGACGAGGATTCGGGCGCCCCGCCCTCCTGCCGCCCGGTGAAGATCGCCGACATCCACGGCTCGCCGGACATGCCCGTGACCATCCGGGGCCTGGGCGCGGCCACCGCGCTCAACGGCGGGCTGGGCGGCGTCCCGCACGACTCCATGCTGCCGGAGATGAAGCACTTCGCCTTCTTCAAGCTGGCGGACTGCTCCTGGATCGAATTCGAAAATCTGGCCGTGGAGAGTTGCTGGCCCACGTTCCTCTACATGGAGGATTCATCCTACGTGAGCGTGCGCCGGGTCCGCGCCACGGACAGCCGCTATCTGGTCTACGCGCGCGGCCAGGGCTGCCATCACATCCTCCTGGAGGAGAACCACTGGCGCCAGGACCCCACCGGGGCCATGTGGCGCGACCAGCTCTGGCTCGACTCCAAGCGAAAACGCTACTTCTACTGCAACGGCGGCCTCTTCGGCAGCGTTGGCGTCGCGGGCAGCGTGGTGCTGCGCGGCAACACGATCTGCGACGCCTTCAACGGCATGCGCATGAAGACCGAGAAGAAAAAGGAAACCGTGCAGAATTGCAACGTGGAGATTTACTCCAACACACTGCTGCGGATCCGCGACAACCCGGTGGAGCCGGAGCGCGGGGCAACCAACTGGTGGGTGCACCACAACCGCATCCACAACGCGCACGCCTGGTTCTCGCTGGACGAGGTCACCGGGGGCTTCTGGTACTTCTTCGCCAACACGGGCTGGATCACGGACAAGCCCGGCACCCCGCTGGACCCCAACCGGGGCGGCAAGGTCTACAAGTACGACGCCACCGGACTCATGCCGGATGGGTGCGTGCTCGCGTGCAACAACAGCTATAAGCTCTGCAACAGCCTGGTCAAGGGAGGGGCCACCACGCACCTGACGCACCGCAACAACGCCGTGCTCTTCCGGGACGAGCCCCCGGAGGGGAGCCCGGTGTCGGACAGGGCCGATTGCCCGCTGCCCGAGGCCGTGCGCAGGCCCTTCGCGGACGGCTGCC encodes the following:
- a CDS encoding bifunctional metallophosphatase/5'-nucleotidase, which codes for MRRLYGVLAALAAVLILGCQLLAAETAKPYRLTILHTNDIHARMAEFNHLGQTCTQEESAQGACFGGYPRIAAAVEAERKKGGNTLLLDAGDQFQGTLFYTALKGKPSQGAMNALRYQAMTLGNHEFDDGPANLEQTFLNGLNLPVLAANLDASGDPALKARLKPWTVLTLGGRKIGVVGLANEDTSRLSNPGPELAFHDGVQSLRRAVQELASQKVDIVIALTHVGLERDRQLAAEVDGVDVIVGGHSHSLLSNTDPKAAAPYPLVVQSPSGKPVLIVQAEAWGKYLGELTVDFDAKGAPVSWSGAPLLLDASKPQDGAMLARVRAMQEELKPYMGQVAGRVNENLLPDCRFGECGLGDILADAIRMSARNQGVQAAFINAGAIRAGLKAGDVTVGDLLTYYPFTDNVATFQLSGRDLLAVLEHGVSLADKPDGSGTGRFLQVSGLRYSFDPRRPQGQRIVTADILGTDGGYGPVLPDKTYSLATSGYLFKGGDGYAMLKEKAKRVYAFGAAISDALADHFAGHSPLSPRLEGRIVRLGDALPK
- a CDS encoding HyaD/HybD family hydrogenase maturation endopeptidase — its product is MEDNARRILVMGVGNILYTDEGVGVRCMEKLEREYEFSDNVTLLDGGTLGMRLMDPLLNCDMAIILDAVLGGGDPGTIYRCTGDDLRKSLAFKDSMHQTDLVDTLIYCGLVGNKPDCVVLGIQPVDYDTMSVEISPLLAERLDDMCAFALKEIEAAGGTYKKRENQE
- a CDS encoding right-handed parallel beta-helix repeat-containing protein produces the protein MRDDSAPLPYWTERGRRVLFVTYKGDCRYVRLDGRELLFTTHTLADVFACVRPGDILQLLPGKYWPPILYDEDSGAPPSCRPVKIADIHGSPDMPVTIRGLGAATALNGGLGGVPHDSMLPEMKHFAFFKLADCSWIEFENLAVESCWPTFLYMEDSSYVSVRRVRATDSRYLVYARGQGCHHILLEENHWRQDPTGAMWRDQLWLDSKRKRYFYCNGGLFGSVGVAGSVVLRGNTICDAFNGMRMKTEKKKETVQNCNVEIYSNTLLRIRDNPVEPERGATNWWVHHNRIHNAHAWFSLDEVTGGFWYFFANTGWITDKPGTPLDPNRGGKVYKYDATGLMPDGCVLACNNSYKLCNSLVKGGATTHLTHRNNAVLFRDEPPEGSPVSDRADCPLPEAVRRPFADGCRGEAKEGDDRFVGDGFMPDGWVEGVSFDCDLTNLPWPPKITDNAQERSGVVDPDASFVDAPSGDLRLVGGPRPGCRVVLKAVEDWPGETDWDSGENTPIGAYDVAGRLVAGPPFVFLRPKSADEGYVEMPRLVRLEAFGRGQLDAGGIAAELRLTFSTPLAEGGPVRARVVSGGQEAWVECARDGRVLRGALPNGLGVEREPGETEDAWAGVYGLKLDAVLLPDDLKGANGEYVTLWSSVFAGLGFYATGETPRVKPPEVVCFCNCGEE